The following proteins are co-located in the Gossypium hirsutum isolate 1008001.06 chromosome A02, Gossypium_hirsutum_v2.1, whole genome shotgun sequence genome:
- the LOC107939604 gene encoding AT-rich interactive domain-containing protein 6 isoform X1: MEFEITDTKENENKERELVVPVLGASNLNDGDRPVSPPLQQHPSSPSPSPSPVPMAANSITYHTGHANADSNIQPHSTPAHHSTCLLRVSNDQSSLKPDIETTSNVKSESSFIFHFKTHTDSTSDHIQAAEATTDVKTETSSVSPPKLTENAKTETSSALTQSKTNYDCNPIPTCLDEPEPLTPSPLFSDMELLKEKVEDLKNGDNKTELPTTPVNGNNNSELSFFLDDIHFSDGNESGTEEEQSVFMKQLEIFFKERGMEFKPPKFYGEGLNCLKLWRAVTKLGGYDKVTSCKLWRQVGESFKPPKTCTTVSWTFRGFYEKALLDYERHKTRGGELNIPISSQSEAMNVDNQASGSGRARRDAAARAMRGWHSRHFRNGEVCEPITKDKNFISQQKREKQLKSLGLLKRKKPSYLDCAVKASCTKVLKAHVETAVVDIGSPADWVKINVQKTKDCFEVYALVPGLLREEVRVQSDPAGRLVISGEPEHPDNPWGVTPFKKVVNLPSRIDPHQTSAVVTLHGQLFVRVPFEQS, encoded by the exons ATGGAATTCGAGATAACTGACACCAAGGAAAATGAAAACAAGGAGCGCGAACTAGTTGTTCCAGTATTAGGTGCTTCTAACTTGAACGATGGAGATCGTCCTGTTAGTCCACCGCTTCAGCAACATCCTTCCTCTCCTTCCCCCTCCCCTTCCCCCGTGCCCATGGCGGCTAACTCCATAACCTATCACACAGGGCATGCCAATGCTGATAGCAACATACAACCACATTCTACTCCAGCTCACCACTCAACGTGCTTACTTCGTGTATCCAATGATCAATCGTCACTGAAGCCTGATATAGAAACCACAAGCAATGTGAAATCTGAATcgtcttttatttttcatttcaagaCCCACACTGATTCTACCTCCGATCATATTCAGGCTGCTGAAGCTACAACTGATGTCAAAACCGAAACCTCTTCTGTCTCACCTCCTAAACTCACAGAAAATGCCAAAACTGAAACTTCTTCTGCATTAACTCAAAGCAAAACGAATTATGATTGTAACCCCATACCAACTTGCCTTGATGAACCTGAGCCACTTACCCCTTCTCCATTATTTTCTGATATGGAACTACTGAAGGAGAAAGTGGAAGATTTGAAGAATGGGGATAATAAAACGGAGTTGCCTACAACCCCTGTTAATGGGAACAACAATTCTGAGCTCTCATTTTTTTTGGATGACATTCATTTTTCCGATGGCAATGAGTCAGGAACAGAAGAGGAGCAATCAGTCTTCATGAAGCAACTGGAAATTTTCTTCAAAGAGAGAGGCATGGAATTTAAGCCTCCTAAATTTTATGGGGAAGGGCTGAATTGCCTTAA GTTGTGGAGAGCTGTTACTAAATTGGGTGGCTATGACAAG GTAACTTCATGTAAATTGTGGCGGCAAGTTGGAGAATCTTTCAAGCCCCCAAA GACCTGTACTACTGTTTCATGGACATTTCGTGGTTTCTATGAGAAG GCACTCCTTGATTATGAAAGGCATAAGACTCGTGGGGGTGAGCTTAATATACCTATTTCATCGCAATCAGAGGCTATGAATGTTGATAATCAG GCTTCAGGGTCTGGTAGAGCACGAAGGGATGCAGCAGCACGTGCTATGAGGGGTTGGCACTCACGTCATTTTCGTAATGGTGAAGTCTGTGAACCAATAACTAAG GATAAGAATTTTATTTCTCAACAAAAGCGTGAGAAACAGCTTAAAAGCCTGG GCCTGCTTAAACGCAAGAAACCGTCGTATTTGGACTGTGCTGTCAAGGCTTCATGTACTAAAGTATTGAAGGCACA TGTGGAGACAGCAGTGGTTGATATTGGATCCCCAGCAGATTGGGTTAAGATCAATGTGCAGAAAACT AAAGATTGTTTTGAGGTCTATGCTTTAGTTCCAGGCCTTCTTCGTGAGGAG GTGCGTGTTCAATCTGATCCTGCAGGACGCCTGGTAATAAGCGGTGAACCTGAGCATCCAGATAATCCTTGGGGTGTCACACCATTCAAAAAG GTTGTCAACTTGCCCTCGAGGATTGATCCACATCAGACATCAGCGGTTGTAACCCTTCATGGACAGTTGTTTGTACGTGTTCCATTTGAGCAAAGCTGA
- the LOC107939604 gene encoding AT-rich interactive domain-containing protein 3 isoform X2 — translation MEFEITDTKENENKERELVVPVLGASNLNDGDRPVSPPLQQHPSSPSPSPSPVPMAANSITYHTGHANADSNIQPHSTPAHHSTCLLRVSNDQSSLKPDIETTSNVKSESSFIFHFKTHTDSTSDHIQAAEATTDVKTETSSVSPPKLTENAKTETSSALTQSKTNYDCNPIPTCLDEPEPLTPSPLFSDMELLKEKVEDLKNGDNKTELPTTPVNGNNNSELSFFLDDIHFSDGNESGTEEEQSVFMKQLEIFFKERGMEFKPPKFYGEGLNCLKLWRAVTKLGGYDKVTSCKLWRQVGESFKPPKTCTTVSWTFRGFYEKALLDYERHKTRGGELNIPISSQSEAMNVDNQASGSGRARRDAAARAMRGWHSRHFRNGEVCEPITKDKNFISQQKREKQLKSLGLLKRKKPSYLDCAVKASCTKVLKAHVETAVVDIGSPADWVKINVQKTKDCFEVYALVPGLLREEVSEQTRKTIFTKHLALWSM, via the exons ATGGAATTCGAGATAACTGACACCAAGGAAAATGAAAACAAGGAGCGCGAACTAGTTGTTCCAGTATTAGGTGCTTCTAACTTGAACGATGGAGATCGTCCTGTTAGTCCACCGCTTCAGCAACATCCTTCCTCTCCTTCCCCCTCCCCTTCCCCCGTGCCCATGGCGGCTAACTCCATAACCTATCACACAGGGCATGCCAATGCTGATAGCAACATACAACCACATTCTACTCCAGCTCACCACTCAACGTGCTTACTTCGTGTATCCAATGATCAATCGTCACTGAAGCCTGATATAGAAACCACAAGCAATGTGAAATCTGAATcgtcttttatttttcatttcaagaCCCACACTGATTCTACCTCCGATCATATTCAGGCTGCTGAAGCTACAACTGATGTCAAAACCGAAACCTCTTCTGTCTCACCTCCTAAACTCACAGAAAATGCCAAAACTGAAACTTCTTCTGCATTAACTCAAAGCAAAACGAATTATGATTGTAACCCCATACCAACTTGCCTTGATGAACCTGAGCCACTTACCCCTTCTCCATTATTTTCTGATATGGAACTACTGAAGGAGAAAGTGGAAGATTTGAAGAATGGGGATAATAAAACGGAGTTGCCTACAACCCCTGTTAATGGGAACAACAATTCTGAGCTCTCATTTTTTTTGGATGACATTCATTTTTCCGATGGCAATGAGTCAGGAACAGAAGAGGAGCAATCAGTCTTCATGAAGCAACTGGAAATTTTCTTCAAAGAGAGAGGCATGGAATTTAAGCCTCCTAAATTTTATGGGGAAGGGCTGAATTGCCTTAA GTTGTGGAGAGCTGTTACTAAATTGGGTGGCTATGACAAG GTAACTTCATGTAAATTGTGGCGGCAAGTTGGAGAATCTTTCAAGCCCCCAAA GACCTGTACTACTGTTTCATGGACATTTCGTGGTTTCTATGAGAAG GCACTCCTTGATTATGAAAGGCATAAGACTCGTGGGGGTGAGCTTAATATACCTATTTCATCGCAATCAGAGGCTATGAATGTTGATAATCAG GCTTCAGGGTCTGGTAGAGCACGAAGGGATGCAGCAGCACGTGCTATGAGGGGTTGGCACTCACGTCATTTTCGTAATGGTGAAGTCTGTGAACCAATAACTAAG GATAAGAATTTTATTTCTCAACAAAAGCGTGAGAAACAGCTTAAAAGCCTGG GCCTGCTTAAACGCAAGAAACCGTCGTATTTGGACTGTGCTGTCAAGGCTTCATGTACTAAAGTATTGAAGGCACA TGTGGAGACAGCAGTGGTTGATATTGGATCCCCAGCAGATTGGGTTAAGATCAATGTGCAGAAAACT AAAGATTGTTTTGAGGTCTATGCTTTAGTTCCAGGCCTTCTTCGTGAGGAGGTCAGTGAACAAACTCGTAAAACTat CTTTACTAAGCATTTGGCTTTATGGAGCATGTGA
- the LOC107939604 gene encoding AT-rich interactive domain-containing protein 3 isoform X3 codes for MEFEITDTKENENKERELVVPVLGASNLNDGDRPVSPPLQQHPSSPSPSPSPVPMAANSITYHTGHANADSNIQPHSTPAHHSTCLLRVSNDQSSLKPDIETTSNVKSESSFIFHFKTHTDSTSDHIQAAEATTDVKTETSSVSPPKLTENAKTETSSALTQSKTNYDCNPIPTCLDEPEPLTPSPLFSDMELLKEKVEDLKNGDNKTELPTTPVNGNNNSELSFFLDDIHFSDGNESGTEEEQSVFMKQLEIFFKERGMEFKPPKFYGEGLNCLKLWRAVTKLGGYDKVTSCKLWRQVGESFKPPKTCTTVSWTFRGFYEKALLDYERHKTRGGELNIPISSQSEAMNVDNQASGSGRARRDAAARAMRGWHSRHFRNGEVCEPITKDKNFISQQKREKQLKSLVWRQQWLILDPQQIGLRSMCRKLKIVLRSML; via the exons ATGGAATTCGAGATAACTGACACCAAGGAAAATGAAAACAAGGAGCGCGAACTAGTTGTTCCAGTATTAGGTGCTTCTAACTTGAACGATGGAGATCGTCCTGTTAGTCCACCGCTTCAGCAACATCCTTCCTCTCCTTCCCCCTCCCCTTCCCCCGTGCCCATGGCGGCTAACTCCATAACCTATCACACAGGGCATGCCAATGCTGATAGCAACATACAACCACATTCTACTCCAGCTCACCACTCAACGTGCTTACTTCGTGTATCCAATGATCAATCGTCACTGAAGCCTGATATAGAAACCACAAGCAATGTGAAATCTGAATcgtcttttatttttcatttcaagaCCCACACTGATTCTACCTCCGATCATATTCAGGCTGCTGAAGCTACAACTGATGTCAAAACCGAAACCTCTTCTGTCTCACCTCCTAAACTCACAGAAAATGCCAAAACTGAAACTTCTTCTGCATTAACTCAAAGCAAAACGAATTATGATTGTAACCCCATACCAACTTGCCTTGATGAACCTGAGCCACTTACCCCTTCTCCATTATTTTCTGATATGGAACTACTGAAGGAGAAAGTGGAAGATTTGAAGAATGGGGATAATAAAACGGAGTTGCCTACAACCCCTGTTAATGGGAACAACAATTCTGAGCTCTCATTTTTTTTGGATGACATTCATTTTTCCGATGGCAATGAGTCAGGAACAGAAGAGGAGCAATCAGTCTTCATGAAGCAACTGGAAATTTTCTTCAAAGAGAGAGGCATGGAATTTAAGCCTCCTAAATTTTATGGGGAAGGGCTGAATTGCCTTAA GTTGTGGAGAGCTGTTACTAAATTGGGTGGCTATGACAAG GTAACTTCATGTAAATTGTGGCGGCAAGTTGGAGAATCTTTCAAGCCCCCAAA GACCTGTACTACTGTTTCATGGACATTTCGTGGTTTCTATGAGAAG GCACTCCTTGATTATGAAAGGCATAAGACTCGTGGGGGTGAGCTTAATATACCTATTTCATCGCAATCAGAGGCTATGAATGTTGATAATCAG GCTTCAGGGTCTGGTAGAGCACGAAGGGATGCAGCAGCACGTGCTATGAGGGGTTGGCACTCACGTCATTTTCGTAATGGTGAAGTCTGTGAACCAATAACTAAG GATAAGAATTTTATTTCTCAACAAAAGCGTGAGAAACAGCTTAAAAGCCTGG TGTGGAGACAGCAGTGGTTGATATTGGATCCCCAGCAGATTGGGTTAAGATCAATGTGCAGAAAACT AAAGATTGTTTTGAGGTCTATGCTTTAG
- the LOC107939604 gene encoding AT-rich interactive domain-containing protein 3 isoform X4 produces MEFEITDTKENENKERELVVPVLGASNLNDGDRPVSPPLQQHPSSPSPSPSPVPMAANSITYHTGHANADSNIQPHSTPAHHSTCLLRVSNDQSSLKPDIETTSNVKSESSFIFHFKTHTDSTSDHIQAAEATTDVKTETSSVSPPKLTENAKTETSSALTQSKTNYDCNPIPTCLDEPEPLTPSPLFSDMELLKEKVEDLKNGDNKTELPTTPVNGNNNSELSFFLDDIHFSDGNESGTEEEQSVFMKQLEIFFKERGMEFKPPKFYGEGLNCLKLWRAVTKLGGYDKVTSCKLWRQVGESFKPPKTCTTVSWTFRGFYEKALLDYERHKTRGGELNIPISSQSEAMNVDNQASGSGRARRDAAARAMRGWHSRHFRNGEVCEPITKVCMKMWIRILFLNKSVRNSLKAWACLNARNRRIWTVLSRLHVLKY; encoded by the exons ATGGAATTCGAGATAACTGACACCAAGGAAAATGAAAACAAGGAGCGCGAACTAGTTGTTCCAGTATTAGGTGCTTCTAACTTGAACGATGGAGATCGTCCTGTTAGTCCACCGCTTCAGCAACATCCTTCCTCTCCTTCCCCCTCCCCTTCCCCCGTGCCCATGGCGGCTAACTCCATAACCTATCACACAGGGCATGCCAATGCTGATAGCAACATACAACCACATTCTACTCCAGCTCACCACTCAACGTGCTTACTTCGTGTATCCAATGATCAATCGTCACTGAAGCCTGATATAGAAACCACAAGCAATGTGAAATCTGAATcgtcttttatttttcatttcaagaCCCACACTGATTCTACCTCCGATCATATTCAGGCTGCTGAAGCTACAACTGATGTCAAAACCGAAACCTCTTCTGTCTCACCTCCTAAACTCACAGAAAATGCCAAAACTGAAACTTCTTCTGCATTAACTCAAAGCAAAACGAATTATGATTGTAACCCCATACCAACTTGCCTTGATGAACCTGAGCCACTTACCCCTTCTCCATTATTTTCTGATATGGAACTACTGAAGGAGAAAGTGGAAGATTTGAAGAATGGGGATAATAAAACGGAGTTGCCTACAACCCCTGTTAATGGGAACAACAATTCTGAGCTCTCATTTTTTTTGGATGACATTCATTTTTCCGATGGCAATGAGTCAGGAACAGAAGAGGAGCAATCAGTCTTCATGAAGCAACTGGAAATTTTCTTCAAAGAGAGAGGCATGGAATTTAAGCCTCCTAAATTTTATGGGGAAGGGCTGAATTGCCTTAA GTTGTGGAGAGCTGTTACTAAATTGGGTGGCTATGACAAG GTAACTTCATGTAAATTGTGGCGGCAAGTTGGAGAATCTTTCAAGCCCCCAAA GACCTGTACTACTGTTTCATGGACATTTCGTGGTTTCTATGAGAAG GCACTCCTTGATTATGAAAGGCATAAGACTCGTGGGGGTGAGCTTAATATACCTATTTCATCGCAATCAGAGGCTATGAATGTTGATAATCAG GCTTCAGGGTCTGGTAGAGCACGAAGGGATGCAGCAGCACGTGCTATGAGGGGTTGGCACTCACGTCATTTTCGTAATGGTGAAGTCTGTGAACCAATAACTAAGGTGTGTATGAAAATGTG GATAAGAATTTTATTTCTCAACAAAAGCGTGAGAAACAGCTTAAAAGCCTGG GCCTGCTTAAACGCAAGAAACCGTCGTATTTGGACTGTGCTGTCAAGGCTTCATGTACTAAAGTATTGA